One genomic region from Candidatus Tisiphia endosymbiont of Dioctria linearis encodes:
- the cyoE gene encoding heme o synthase, with amino-acid sequence MNTSQKRSNSSVMDYIMLMKPRVMALVVFTSFSGLWLASGVIHPFIACIAMLCITLGAGSSAAINMWYDRDIDAIMKRTQNRPLVTGVIEPRDALAFGVVVAFFSVFLMGLCVNLLSALLLLITILYYVFIYTMWLKRSTMQNIVIGGVAGALPPMIGWATVTNEISLGSFSLFMIILTWTPPHSWALAIFRSEDYKNCGVPMMPVVKGDYYTKKQILAYSIIMFITTFMPFCLGISNHLYLLTAFILGLIFLYYAVSLFRDKDNKQAKKLFAYSIFYLFSIFLTLDFFRNYS; translated from the coding sequence ATGAATACTAGTCAAAAAAGGTCTAATAGCTCGGTTATGGACTATATTATGCTGATGAAACCTAGAGTGATGGCACTTGTAGTATTTACCAGCTTTTCTGGTTTATGGCTTGCTTCAGGCGTAATTCATCCATTTATAGCGTGCATTGCTATGCTCTGTATTACGCTTGGAGCTGGTAGTAGTGCAGCTATTAATATGTGGTATGATAGAGATATTGATGCCATAATGAAACGTACTCAAAATAGACCTCTAGTTACCGGGGTTATAGAACCACGGGACGCTTTAGCTTTTGGTGTGGTTGTTGCCTTCTTCTCAGTTTTTCTGATGGGTCTTTGCGTTAATCTGCTATCGGCTTTATTGTTATTAATAACCATATTATATTATGTCTTCATTTATACTATGTGGCTAAAACGTTCAACCATGCAAAATATAGTTATTGGTGGGGTGGCAGGTGCATTACCGCCTATGATTGGTTGGGCAACGGTGACTAATGAGATTTCTCTTGGCTCTTTTTCTTTATTTATGATTATTTTAACCTGGACACCACCGCATTCTTGGGCATTGGCAATTTTTCGCTCAGAAGACTACAAAAATTGTGGTGTTCCGATGATGCCGGTAGTAAAGGGAGATTATTATACTAAGAAACAAATTCTTGCCTATAGTATAATTATGTTTATTACTACATTTATGCCATTTTGCTTAGGAATAAGTAATCATTTATATTTGCTTACGGCATTTATATTAGGTCTAATTTTTCTATATTATGCTGTTTCTTTGTTTCGTGATAAAGATAATAAACAGGCTAAGAAATTATTTGCCTATTCAATATTTTATCTTTTCAGTATTTTTTTAACATTGGATTTTTTTCGAAATTATAGCTAA
- the tolB gene encoding Tol-Pal system beta propeller repeat protein TolB encodes MVKHLFVILLLVVNFNSYAIETIVIERGHVDPMPIAINKFDADNSGNNVIGADIISVISNDLKNSGMFRPISTASFIEQIVGVKHKPLFAAWRQINANLLINGEVIKLSSGKLKVSFILWDVSLEKDLIGEVFEVPANLWRRVAHKIADKIYEKITGDSGYFDTRIVYVSESGPYLKRVKKIAMMDHDGANHQYLSDGKNLVLTPRFSPQADKIMYLSYVRKQKPHVYIRDLKTGKEKLVGNFPGMSFAPRFSPQGDKAIMSIARNGATHIFETDLNSMVTKQLTNGIGINTSPSYSPDGSKIVFNSDRSGSRQLYIMNSDGSNVERISFGGGVYAAPSWSPRGDYIAFTKISREGFTIGVMKSLANGEENSERIITSGYLVESPCWSTNGRIIMFAKGWPPRNKKAGRNRIYSIDLTGYNEREILTPQDASDPEWSKMLN; translated from the coding sequence GTGGTCAAGCATTTATTTGTTATACTGTTATTAGTTGTTAATTTTAATAGTTATGCAATAGAAACTATAGTTATAGAACGTGGACATGTTGATCCAATGCCGATAGCCATTAATAAATTTGATGCAGATAATAGTGGCAATAATGTAATTGGTGCTGATATAATTAGTGTAATATCTAATGATCTAAAGAATTCTGGCATGTTTCGCCCGATTTCTACGGCTTCTTTTATAGAACAAATTGTAGGGGTAAAACATAAGCCTCTTTTTGCTGCTTGGCGACAAATTAATGCTAATCTGCTAATTAATGGTGAAGTTATCAAACTATCTTCTGGTAAGCTAAAGGTTAGTTTTATATTATGGGATGTAAGTTTAGAAAAAGATCTTATAGGTGAGGTTTTTGAAGTACCAGCAAATTTATGGCGTAGGGTGGCACATAAAATAGCTGATAAAATTTACGAAAAAATTACTGGAGATTCAGGTTACTTTGATACGAGAATAGTATATGTATCAGAGAGTGGACCTTATCTAAAGCGAGTAAAGAAAATAGCTATGATGGATCATGATGGTGCTAATCATCAATATTTGTCAGATGGTAAAAATCTAGTTCTTACTCCAAGATTTTCGCCGCAAGCAGATAAAATTATGTATTTATCGTATGTACGAAAGCAAAAACCACATGTTTACATTCGTGATCTTAAAACGGGTAAAGAAAAATTGGTTGGTAATTTCCCTGGTATGTCCTTTGCTCCAAGATTTTCACCCCAGGGGGATAAGGCTATAATGTCAATAGCACGAAATGGGGCTACCCATATTTTTGAAACTGATTTGAATAGTATGGTGACTAAACAATTGACCAATGGTATTGGTATTAATACTTCTCCTAGCTATTCACCGGATGGCAGTAAAATAGTTTTTAACTCTGATCGAAGTGGATCAAGGCAATTATATATTATGAATTCTGATGGTTCAAATGTTGAACGTATCAGTTTTGGTGGAGGAGTTTATGCGGCACCAAGTTGGTCGCCTAGAGGGGATTATATAGCTTTTACTAAAATTTCTAGAGAGGGTTTTACCATTGGGGTGATGAAATCTCTTGCTAATGGTGAAGAAAATAGTGAAAGAATTATAACTAGCGGGTATCTGGTTGAAAGTCCTTGCTGGTCAACCAATGGTAGGATAATTATGTTTGCTAAAGGTTGGCCTCCTAGAAACAAAAAAGCCGGGAGAAATCGTATATATTCCATTGATTTAACCGGTTATAATGAAAGAGAGATTCTTACTCCTCAAGATGCTTCTGATCCAGAATGGTCAAAAATGTTAAATTAA